In the Kitasatospora terrestris genome, one interval contains:
- a CDS encoding response regulator transcription factor: protein MTDNGQIRVFLLDDHEVVRRGVHDLLSMEGDIAVVGEAGTAAEALTRIPAVHPDVAVLDVRLPDGNGVEVCREVRSMDPSIRCLMLTSFSDDEALFDAIMAGASGYVLKAIRGTDLLSAVRDVAAGKSLLDPIATSRVLERLRDGGEKEDERLAQLTKQERRILDLIGEGMTNRQIGNELHLAEKTVKNYVSSLLAKMGMERRTQAAAYVARHQADHQH, encoded by the coding sequence ATGACTGATAACGGACAAATCCGGGTGTTTCTACTCGATGATCACGAGGTGGTGCGACGGGGCGTCCACGACCTTCTGTCCATGGAGGGCGACATCGCGGTGGTCGGCGAGGCCGGAACGGCCGCCGAGGCGCTGACCCGCATCCCGGCGGTCCACCCGGACGTGGCGGTGCTGGACGTCCGGCTGCCGGACGGCAACGGGGTGGAGGTCTGCCGCGAGGTCCGCTCCATGGACCCCTCGATCCGCTGCCTGATGCTCACCTCCTTCTCCGACGACGAGGCGCTGTTCGACGCGATCATGGCCGGGGCTTCGGGATATGTCCTGAAAGCGATCCGCGGCACCGACCTGCTCTCGGCCGTGCGCGACGTCGCGGCGGGCAAGTCGCTGCTCGACCCGATCGCGACCAGCCGGGTGCTGGAGCGGCTGCGCGACGGGGGCGAGAAGGAGGACGAGCGGCTCGCCCAGTTGACGAAGCAGGAGCGCCGGATCCTCGACCTGATCGGCGAGGGCATGACCAACCGGCAGATCGGCAACGAACTGCACCTGGCCGAGAAGACGGTGAAGAACTACGTCAGCAGCCTGCTCGCCAAGATGGGGATGGAGCGGCGGACCCAGGCGGCGGCCTATGTCGCCCGCCACCAGGCCGATCACCAGCACTGA
- a CDS encoding phosphotransferase enzyme family protein: MTDGQIIALAPARPDVAAPPVGTLSPPVAHAAVAGVLSAYPTSPPLSVDPVAEGLLNRGYRVTTRSGGAYFLKCYVDRATAGRAAITAQHRASAGLAALGLPVVPPLPARDGRTVTARGGRLFALYPWVEGEHRHGTDLDQPGCAGLGALLGRLHGALVEVCAPVRQPAGVLSADPEETARIVAELRVHAREHRPYGELDALVERRLAERLELLDTHRHRRPGPADAPPTGWTHGDFHGLNLLHRGGRVTAVLDWDKLGLHPVAEEAVRAATLLFNDRATGVLDLVRVRHYARAYRATGAADAAQLAAAAHRVWWERLNDLWMLQWRYQRRDHRADPLFPASAGQLTWWCEEYEQVLDAFTN; the protein is encoded by the coding sequence GTGACGGACGGTCAGATCATCGCCCTCGCGCCCGCCCGCCCGGACGTGGCCGCACCCCCCGTCGGAACCCTCAGCCCCCCGGTCGCGCACGCCGCCGTGGCCGGGGTGCTGAGCGCCTATCCGACCTCACCACCGCTCTCGGTCGACCCGGTCGCCGAGGGCCTGCTCAACCGCGGGTACCGGGTCACCACCCGGTCCGGCGGCGCCTACTTCCTCAAGTGCTACGTCGACCGGGCCACCGCCGGTCGCGCCGCGATCACCGCGCAGCACCGGGCCAGTGCGGGCCTCGCCGCGCTCGGCCTGCCGGTGGTCCCGCCGCTGCCCGCCCGGGACGGCCGGACGGTCACCGCGCGCGGCGGCCGGCTGTTCGCCCTGTACCCCTGGGTGGAGGGCGAGCACCGGCACGGCACCGACCTCGACCAACCGGGGTGCGCCGGGCTCGGTGCGCTGCTCGGCCGACTGCACGGCGCGCTGGTCGAGGTCTGCGCCCCCGTCCGGCAGCCCGCCGGGGTGCTCTCCGCCGATCCCGAGGAGACCGCCCGGATCGTCGCGGAGCTGCGGGTGCACGCCCGCGAGCACCGCCCGTACGGGGAGCTCGACGCGCTGGTCGAACGGCGGCTGGCGGAGCGGCTGGAGCTGCTCGACACTCACCGGCACCGTCGGCCGGGCCCGGCCGACGCCCCGCCGACCGGCTGGACGCACGGCGACTTCCACGGCCTCAACCTGCTCCACCGGGGCGGCCGGGTGACGGCCGTGCTGGACTGGGACAAGCTCGGGCTGCACCCGGTCGCCGAGGAGGCGGTGCGCGCCGCCACCCTGCTGTTCAACGACCGTGCCACCGGGGTGCTCGACCTGGTCCGGGTCCGGCACTACGCCCGCGCCTACCGCGCCACCGGCGCCGCCGACGCGGCACAGCTGGCCGCCGCCGCCCACCGGGTGTGGTGGGAGCGGCTGAACGACCTGTGGATGCTGCAGTGGCGCTACCAGCGCCGCGACCACCGCGCCGACCCGCTCTTCCCGGCCTCCGCGGGCCAGTTGACCTGGTGGTGCGAGGAGTACGAGCAGGTGCTGGACGCCTTCACCAACTGA
- a CDS encoding protein kinase domain-containing protein, giving the protein MAEVFAAQDIRLGRTVAVKLLRPELSQDDTARLRFTREAQSVASLNHHSIVAVYDTGEEHDDAGDTTPYIVMELVEGRTVRELLVDEAAPPVDQALIITAGVLEALSYSHRHGIVHRDIKPANVIITVSGAVKVMDFGIARALTGAASTMTQTGMVMGTPQYLSPEQALGKSVDHRSDLYAAGCMLYELLALRPPFTGDTPLSVVYQHVQDAPVAPSRANDRVPPQLDALVLRALEKNPEDRFQSADEFRAHVQHALREMHGAGGAGYAAGAAAAAAAAAGLAAAASGNTGNYPGYEGVPSGGTALTEPLGKAAATGPTEAMSYQTPAQPYGGAGGSAEDGYGGGGNGGNGHGSRKWGWVLAGLGLLAAVGAGIGFALSGGQGNTPAPQPSVTTVTSTPSTPTEEKPTTQAPTRPQTTTRAPESPSYSPSASPSKSASPSASASASASGSASASPSRSASPSASAGSPSAASSAPPPVKSPTPGPEQ; this is encoded by the coding sequence ATGGCGGAGGTCTTCGCGGCCCAGGACATCCGGCTGGGCCGCACCGTCGCGGTCAAGCTGCTCCGCCCGGAGCTGTCCCAGGACGACACCGCGCGGCTGCGGTTCACCCGGGAGGCGCAATCTGTCGCCTCGCTCAACCACCACTCGATCGTCGCGGTCTACGACACCGGCGAGGAGCACGACGACGCGGGGGACACCACCCCGTACATCGTGATGGAGCTGGTCGAGGGCCGGACCGTGCGCGAGCTGCTGGTGGACGAGGCGGCGCCGCCGGTCGACCAGGCGCTGATCATCACCGCCGGGGTGCTGGAGGCGCTGTCGTACAGCCACCGGCACGGCATCGTGCACCGCGACATCAAGCCCGCCAACGTCATCATCACCGTCAGCGGCGCGGTGAAGGTGATGGACTTCGGCATCGCGCGGGCGCTGACCGGCGCCGCCTCCACCATGACCCAGACCGGCATGGTGATGGGCACCCCGCAGTACCTGTCGCCGGAGCAGGCGCTCGGCAAGTCGGTCGACCACCGCTCCGACCTCTACGCGGCGGGCTGCATGCTCTACGAGCTGCTCGCGCTGCGGCCGCCGTTCACCGGCGACACCCCGCTCTCGGTGGTCTACCAGCACGTCCAGGACGCGCCGGTTGCGCCCTCCCGGGCCAACGACCGGGTGCCGCCGCAGCTGGACGCGCTGGTGCTGCGGGCGTTGGAGAAGAACCCGGAGGACCGCTTCCAGAGCGCCGACGAGTTCCGCGCCCACGTCCAGCACGCGCTGCGCGAGATGCACGGCGCGGGCGGCGCCGGGTACGCGGCCGGTGCGGCCGCCGCTGCCGCCGCCGCGGCCGGGCTGGCCGCGGCCGCCTCCGGGAACACCGGCAACTACCCGGGCTACGAGGGCGTGCCCAGCGGCGGCACGGCGCTCACCGAGCCGCTCGGCAAGGCCGCCGCGACCGGCCCGACCGAGGCGATGTCGTACCAGACGCCCGCCCAGCCCTACGGCGGTGCCGGCGGAAGCGCCGAGGACGGCTACGGCGGGGGCGGCAACGGCGGCAACGGGCACGGCTCGCGCAAGTGGGGCTGGGTGCTCGCCGGGCTCGGACTGCTGGCGGCCGTCGGGGCCGGGATCGGCTTCGCGCTGTCCGGCGGCCAGGGCAACACCCCCGCGCCGCAGCCGAGCGTCACCACGGTCACCTCCACGCCGAGCACGCCGACCGAGGAGAAGCCGACCACCCAGGCGCCCACCAGGCCGCAGACCACCACCCGGGCGCCGGAGAGTCCGAGCTACAGCCCCTCGGCGTCGCCGTCGAAGTCGGCCTCGCCGTCGGCCTCGGCCAGCGCCTCGGCCAGCGGCAGCGCCTCCGCCTCGCCCTCCCGCTCGGCGTCGCCCTCGGCCAGCGCGGGGTCGCCCAGCGCCGCCAGCAGCGCGCCGCCGCCGGTGAAGTCCCCCACGCCCGGGCCCGAGCAGTAG